The following proteins are co-located in the Periplaneta americana isolate PAMFEO1 chromosome 12, P.americana_PAMFEO1_priV1, whole genome shotgun sequence genome:
- the Cluap1 gene encoding clusterin-associated protein 1 homolog: protein MSYRDLRNFTEMMRALGYTRLISMENFRNPNFPLVAEILLWLVKRFDPDADIATEYDNEQDRVILVRSAAQFMASKANIKLNTKRIYQADGYAVRELLKATSVLYNALRVNTAILADDTSSVSSPVDISSKIHELMQTRQLASQITTKGAGLYDLLGKEVEMRELRNMRVSRQLEMTEVETAVRQALETIKQEIANTKQLMENVSASEASLDSKIEKKRNELERNQKRLQTLKKVRPAFLEEFERLEVELQQLYQDYLVRFRCLAYLEQQQDEAEQAEQERMEKRQAHTKKLLEQMRQEDKSLDGSGDIFEPGEIKEEEDELTKLGVGKASRVRIKTASGVMRKASAAGQQTRRVFGSMNAPPDEEDDSGSLDSDSDLLLDGEGSELLGSEEEDEELELGLDAPVNKEKRSASRLHQEHSDDDF from the exons ATGTCGTACAGAGATTTAAGAA ATTTTACAGAAATGATGAGAGCACTTGGATATACACGATTAATTTCCATGGAGAATTTTCGCAATCCAAATTTTCCATTAGTTGCCGAGATTTTATTGTGGCTTGTGAAAAGATTTGATCCTGATGCAGACATAGCAACAGAATATGATAATGAACAAGACAGGGTGATTCTTGTTAGATCTGCTGCACAATTCATG GCATCAAAAGCTAATATAAAACTCAACACAAAGCGTATCTACCAAGCTGATGGGTATGCTGTTCGGGAGCTGTTGAAAGCAACATCTGTTCTGTACAATGCATTACGAGTTAACACAGCCATTCTTGCTGATGACACTTCTTCTGTATCTTCTCCAGTTGATATCTCATctaag ATTCACGAACTGATGCAGACAAGACAGCTGGCATCACAGATTACAACGAAAGGAGCTGGACTATATGATCTGCTGGGTAAAGAAGTAGAAATGCGA GAGTTACGCAACATGCGTGTGAGCCGGCAACTTGAGATGACAGAAGTAGAGACTGCTGTGAGACAAGCCTTAGAAACAATCAAACAGGAGATTGCAAATACAAAACAGCTGATGGAGAATGTGTCTGCCAGTGAGGCTAGCCTTGACAGTAAGATTGAGAAGAAGCGAAATGAACTCGAGCGGAACCAGAAACGTCTACAGACCTTGAAGAAAGTCAG ACCAGCTTTCTTAGAGGAGTTTGAACGTTTAGAAGTGGAATTACAGCAGCTATATCAGGATTATCTTGTGCGGTTTCGATGCCTGGCATATTTAGAACAGCAGCAAGATGAGGCTGAGCAGGCGGAGCAGGAACGTATGGAGAAGAGACAG GCTCACACTAAGAAATTGCTGGAGCAGATGCGACAGGAAGACAAATCTCTGGATGGTTCTGGAGATATATTTGAGCCTGGagaaattaaagaagaagaagacgagcTTACTAAGCTTGGTGTGGGAAAGGCAAGCCGTGTGAGGATCAAAACAGCATCTGGGG TGATGCGCAAAGCATCTGCAGCTGGTCAGCAGACACGCCGTGTGTTCGGAAGTATGAATGCACCTCCTGACGAGGAAGATGACTCAGGAAGCCTCGACTCTGATTCGGACCTGCTGCTGGATGGAGAAGGCTCTGAGCTGCTGGGCAGCGAGGAGGAGGATGAGGAGCTGGAGCTTGGGCTGGATGCACCGGTGAACAAGGAGAAACGCAGCGCCAGCAGACTTCACCAGGAGCACAGTGATGACGACTTCTGA